The DNA region CACGGACGTGTTGACCGGAAGCATCTCTGCGACTGGAAGTGTCAATGGTTCTCCAGTAAACGTTTCGAAGACGTTTAGTAACACTACGACTAGCTATGTGGTCTTTTGCGATTTATCCACATTTACGTGCTCGGTCAAGTGATCATAGCCTTCCGCCTTTGCTCCAAAATATAGGGGCAAAGGTCTTTATGAATAAATGTTTCATTCTATTTTTAACTTCCTATTCTCTTGCTTATTGTAACATAAATCAAGATTCTTCCTTCCATTCTCTGGTGGAAGGATCGATTAAAAACGATATTGAGTCTCGAATCGTAACGATTTATAAGGATTCCAATCAACGCCCGAACGGAACGGGATTCATTTTAGATCAAAGCGGTACAATTTTAACTGCGTTGCACGTATTCTTTCCCGGGGACAAGATCCAGGTAGCAATGGAGCAAGAAAACCCTTCGGCTGCCACATTGAAGAAGAGCGAGCCTCTTTTCGATTTAGGTTTATTATCTTCCGCTTTATCGGCTCCGACAAGAGCATTAGAATATAGAGAAAGGGTAGATCTATCTGTTGGAGAAAGAGTCTGGACAATTGCGAGCCCCTATGGGTTACAAAGTTCGTATATGGAAGGAATCGTATCCCATTTGGATCGACGTGGGATATCAAATCGTTTTTCTAATGTACCTCTGATTCAAATCCAAGGAATTTCTTATCCGGGGGCAAGTGGTGCGTTGGTATTTGATAGAAAGGGTAGAGCCATCGGCATGATCATGGCTACTTTCGGGTTTGATTCGGGCAATGGTATCGGTCTCGTTTTACCAGGCGCCTATATTCAAGTTTTTCTTAAGAAATAAACAATTATTATGCGGTGATTATATTCATTTATAAAAAACGATCAAATCTTGCGGCAACACACGACTCATCTGTAATCCTTTTAAAAGGAGCACGAAATATTGGGTTTGGAGTTACCCCTAAAAATCATACAACCAAGGCTAACTCAG from Leptospira fletcheri includes:
- a CDS encoding S1 family peptidase, with translation MNKCFILFLTSYSLAYCNINQDSSFHSLVEGSIKNDIESRIVTIYKDSNQRPNGTGFILDQSGTILTALHVFFPGDKIQVAMEQENPSAATLKKSEPLFDLGLLSSALSAPTRALEYRERVDLSVGERVWTIASPYGLQSSYMEGIVSHLDRRGISNRFSNVPLIQIQGISYPGASGALVFDRKGRAIGMIMATFGFDSGNGIGLVLPGAYIQVFLKK